A genomic segment from bacterium encodes:
- a CDS encoding 4Fe-4S binding protein codes for MAMKITDECTACGLCLPECPNDAIAEGDIYVIDQVKCDECANVDGGSRCVAICPVDCIIKS; via the coding sequence ATGGCAATGAAAATCACCGACGAGTGCACTGCCTGTGGATTGTGTCTGCCGGAGTGCCCGAACGACGCCATCGCCGAAGGGGACATTTACGTTATTGATCAAGTTAAATGCGACGAGTGCGCCAATGTGGACGGTGGTTCACGCTGCGTAGCGATTTGTCCGGTTGACTGCATCATTAAATCGTAA
- a CDS encoding LapA family protein codes for MFTGKQAWIILLLAATITLLLQNSGNVRLKFTFFSFSLPLPVLILIGVGIGIVLGFWLDRPKKNAK; via the coding sequence ATGTTCACTGGCAAACAAGCCTGGATAATTTTACTACTTGCAGCAACCATCACGTTGCTTCTTCAGAACTCCGGCAATGTCCGGCTGAAGTTCACATTCTTTAGTTTTTCTCTACCGCTACCTGTCTTGATACTGATTGGAGTCGGAATCGGTATCGTCCTCGGCTTCTGGCTCGACCGACCAAAGAAAAATGCCAAATAG
- a CDS encoding archease — MPNSRYQYLENIATADAAFEAYGATMEELFANAALAMFNVIAPLNKIGVESVRDVTVAADSYDELLHNWLAELVYLKDVHGELYSQFKVRIETRDVIQLAAEIHGDTIDSVREYTQTDVKAVTYHRLAIERRENGLVATVVLDL; from the coding sequence ATGCCAAATAGCCGCTATCAGTATCTCGAAAATATAGCCACCGCCGATGCTGCGTTTGAAGCCTATGGCGCCACCATGGAGGAGCTCTTTGCCAACGCTGCGCTGGCAATGTTCAATGTCATTGCGCCGTTGAACAAGATCGGCGTCGAATCGGTGCGTGATGTCACAGTGGCAGCCGATTCATATGACGAGCTGCTACACAATTGGCTCGCTGAGTTAGTGTATCTCAAGGATGTTCACGGCGAACTGTATTCGCAATTTAAAGTGAGAATTGAGACCCGCGACGTAATTCAGTTAGCGGCTGAGATTCACGGCGATACGATAGACAGCGTCCGTGAGTACACCCAAACAGATGTCAAGGCAGTAACCTATCACCGTTTGGCGATCGAACGCCGAGAAAATGGATTAGTAGCCACGGTAGTTCTGGATCTATGA
- a CDS encoding RtcB family protein: MKYPVTKIRDGVWEIDPSVKKGMRVPARLYSSDKLLASLDDGVFEQVTNVATLPGIVGHALCMPDGHWGYGFPIGGVAAFSISDGVISPGGIGFDINCGMRLIKTNLVLDEIKPKLPQLLDRLFQLVPAGVGVKGSVSLNKKEFESVLVDGVAWCHKNGYANDSDRLSIEQGGKLPNADPSQVSQKAFDRGRGQLGTLGSGNHYLEIEVIKPENVFDAKIAQRFGIDRPNQIVILVHCGSRGCGHQVATDHLQVFTKAMQKYGIETNDRELACAPFSSPEGQAYFKGMTCAANSAFANRQIIVHNIRRAFTEILGKSEGEIGLETIYDVAHNIAKIESYEIGGKKQKVIVHRKGATRAFGPNSPDVPDKYRDIGQPVLVGGSMQTGSYLLVGTSKAMEETYGSTLHGSGRTMSRMQAKKMVKGSELITEMAEQGIQVRAASLSGLAEEVGFAYKEIDDVIDAVHNIGISKKVAKLVPIGNIKG; encoded by the coding sequence ATGAAATATCCCGTTACGAAAATACGCGATGGCGTTTGGGAGATTGATCCTTCGGTCAAGAAGGGAATGCGCGTTCCGGCGCGGTTGTATTCGAGCGACAAACTGTTAGCTTCGCTAGATGACGGTGTCTTCGAGCAAGTCACGAATGTCGCCACTCTTCCGGGAATCGTAGGCCATGCACTGTGTATGCCTGACGGCCATTGGGGTTACGGATTCCCAATCGGCGGAGTTGCGGCATTCTCGATCAGCGACGGCGTTATCTCTCCCGGTGGAATCGGATTCGATATCAACTGCGGAATGCGATTGATAAAGACAAATCTGGTGCTCGATGAGATCAAGCCGAAACTGCCGCAGCTTCTGGATCGACTGTTTCAACTTGTCCCGGCCGGAGTTGGCGTGAAAGGCTCGGTGAGTTTGAACAAAAAGGAATTCGAGAGTGTGCTCGTCGATGGCGTGGCGTGGTGCCATAAGAATGGCTATGCCAATGATTCAGACCGCCTCAGTATCGAGCAGGGCGGCAAATTGCCAAATGCCGACCCATCGCAAGTTTCGCAAAAGGCGTTTGATCGCGGACGCGGGCAACTTGGAACACTGGGTTCGGGAAATCACTATCTCGAAATCGAAGTCATCAAACCAGAGAATGTGTTCGATGCCAAGATCGCCCAACGGTTCGGCATCGACCGACCGAATCAAATCGTAATCCTCGTCCACTGCGGTTCGCGCGGGTGTGGTCATCAAGTAGCAACCGACCACCTGCAGGTGTTCACCAAAGCGATGCAAAAGTATGGCATTGAAACAAATGATCGTGAGCTGGCCTGTGCGCCATTTAGTTCGCCGGAAGGGCAGGCGTATTTCAAAGGCATGACCTGCGCCGCTAACAGCGCATTCGCCAATCGACAGATCATCGTTCACAATATCCGGCGCGCTTTCACGGAAATCTTGGGAAAGTCGGAAGGGGAAATAGGACTCGAGACGATCTACGACGTGGCACACAATATCGCCAAGATAGAATCTTACGAAATCGGCGGCAAGAAGCAGAAAGTCATCGTCCATCGTAAGGGCGCAACACGCGCATTCGGACCAAACTCGCCCGACGTGCCGGACAAGTACCGAGATATCGGCCAACCGGTCCTGGTGGGCGGCTCGATGCAGACTGGATCATATCTGCTTGTGGGCACATCCAAGGCGATGGAAGAAACATACGGCTCGACACTGCACGGATCGGGGCGGACGATGTCACGAATGCAAGCTAAGAAAATGGTCAAGGGCTCGGAACTAATCACGGAAATGGCAGAGCAGGGAATTCAAGTGCGAGCAGCATCTTTGAGCGGACTCGCTGAAGAAGTCGGTTTTGCCTATAAGGAGATCGACGACGTCATCGACGCCGTTCACAATATCGGAATATCCAAAAAGGTGGCAAAGTTGGTTCCAATCGGGAATATCAAGGGGTAG
- a CDS encoding dockerin type I repeat-containing protein: MAWQFCFGSPWDPPPPAVERCFCSNPWYEQCAVTPGDADGNTVLNVSDAVSIISFIFAGGPAPTPYAVASGDVNGDCTVSISDAVALIAFIFSGGAAPATCTLWPAHCGTLR, from the coding sequence ATGGCCTGGCAGTTCTGCTTTGGAAGTCCGTGGGATCCTCCTCCACCGGCGGTCGAGCGCTGCTTCTGCTCCAACCCGTGGTATGAACAGTGCGCGGTTACACCGGGCGATGCCGATGGCAATACCGTACTCAACGTCTCTGATGCTGTCTCTATCATCAGCTTCATATTTGCAGGTGGTCCAGCGCCAACGCCGTATGCTGTGGCTTCCGGCGATGTCAATGGCGATTGCACAGTGTCGATTTCAGACGCTGTTGCTCTGATTGCGTTTATCTTCTCAGGCGGCGCTGCGCCAGCAACTTGCACTCTCTGGCCAGCCCACTGCGGGACACTTCGATAA
- a CDS encoding proline--tRNA ligase, producing MLWSKTYIPTLRESPADAELISHKMLMRGGYIRKLQAGVYNYLPLMQRVLHKTINIVREEMDRSGAIEITMPVLHPAELWQESGRWHVMGKEQMRMKDRHDRDMVLGGTHEEVVTNVIRGELRSYRQLPLNLYQIQVKFRDEIRPRFGLMRGREFLMKDAYTFDTDLETHKVAYNKMVDAYFATFNRCGLAVRKVESDTGAMGGSMAHEFMVIVDTDSGEEVVYFCNKCDYAANVEKAESIDPKKIATESAKPLEKVPTPGAATIEQVTEFLKVPAERLVKTLLYLADGKPVAALIRGDRQINETKLRNHFACLELTMATAEVVEKVTKAPVGFAGPIGLKDIRIVADPEVMSLTNFAVGANENETHYINVNLKRDFDVTEVATIRNAMIGDICTHCKEGTLNALKGIEVGNTFNLGLKYSKALNAKFIDAEGKEQLFWMGSYGIGVTRTIQATVEKYNDEKGIIWPATMAPYQVELVPLTMQDEKLRAASFELYDQLNRAGVEVIMDDRDERAGVKFNDADLIGIPLRVNVGSKSLEKGEIELKERAKTDVIPVKLESAVETVKQTIARQIANPQPF from the coding sequence ATGCTTTGGAGTAAAACATATATACCGACATTGCGCGAAAGTCCGGCTGATGCCGAGTTGATCTCGCATAAAATGCTGATGCGCGGCGGCTATATCCGAAAATTGCAAGCCGGCGTCTACAACTACCTGCCGTTGATGCAACGAGTCCTGCACAAGACAATCAACATCGTCCGCGAAGAGATGGATCGCTCCGGCGCGATCGAAATCACGATGCCGGTGCTTCACCCGGCGGAACTGTGGCAGGAGTCCGGGCGCTGGCATGTCATGGGCAAGGAACAGATGCGGATGAAGGACCGGCATGATCGCGACATGGTGCTGGGCGGTACACATGAAGAAGTCGTGACGAACGTCATTCGCGGCGAACTGCGCAGTTACCGCCAGTTGCCGTTGAATTTGTATCAGATTCAGGTCAAGTTCCGCGATGAAATTCGGCCGCGCTTTGGCTTGATGCGCGGACGCGAATTCCTGATGAAGGATGCGTACACGTTCGATACTGATTTGGAAACGCACAAGGTCGCCTACAACAAGATGGTCGATGCATACTTCGCCACTTTCAATCGTTGTGGTCTCGCTGTTCGCAAGGTCGAATCCGACACCGGCGCGATGGGCGGATCAATGGCGCATGAGTTTATGGTGATCGTTGATACTGACTCCGGGGAAGAAGTGGTGTATTTCTGCAACAAGTGCGATTATGCCGCGAACGTCGAGAAGGCAGAGTCAATCGACCCGAAGAAAATCGCTACCGAAAGTGCCAAACCACTCGAGAAAGTACCGACGCCGGGAGCCGCAACGATTGAGCAAGTGACGGAATTCTTGAAAGTGCCAGCAGAACGATTGGTGAAAACGCTGCTGTATCTTGCCGATGGCAAACCGGTGGCAGCCTTGATTCGCGGCGACCGTCAGATCAATGAAACGAAACTGCGAAATCACTTTGCTTGTCTTGAACTGACAATGGCGACTGCAGAAGTAGTTGAGAAAGTAACCAAGGCGCCGGTGGGATTCGCCGGGCCGATTGGTCTGAAAGATATCCGCATCGTTGCCGATCCAGAAGTCATGTCTCTTACCAATTTTGCTGTCGGCGCGAACGAGAATGAAACGCATTACATCAACGTCAATCTCAAGCGCGATTTCGATGTCACGGAAGTTGCGACGATCCGCAACGCGATGATAGGTGATATCTGTACGCACTGCAAGGAAGGCACGCTCAATGCACTCAAGGGCATTGAGGTCGGCAATACATTTAATTTAGGTCTCAAGTATTCCAAGGCGCTCAATGCCAAGTTTATCGATGCAGAAGGCAAAGAGCAGTTGTTCTGGATGGGTTCCTACGGAATCGGCGTTACGCGCACAATTCAGGCGACCGTCGAGAAGTACAACGACGAGAAGGGTATCATCTGGCCGGCGACAATGGCGCCGTATCAGGTGGAACTTGTACCGCTGACGATGCAGGATGAAAAACTGCGTGCAGCATCATTCGAGCTATACGACCAACTCAATCGCGCCGGTGTGGAAGTCATAATGGATGATCGCGACGAACGCGCCGGGGTCAAATTCAACGATGCTGACCTGATTGGGATTCCGCTGCGCGTCAATGTCGGCTCGAAATCACTTGAGAAGGGCGAAATCGAACTCAAGGAACGCGCAAAGACCGATGTCATTCCAGTCAAGCTGGAATCGGCGGTCGAGACGGTCAAGCAGACGATAGCCCGGCAAATCGCCAATCCCCAGCCATTTTAG
- a CDS encoding SET domain-containing protein has product MMLVRTKLGLSSIHGIGLFADQDIPKGTPVWEFTPGFDQEIPREQFEKIPEAARNDFLKYSYTSKKNGGYYILCCDDGRFFNHSEEPNVTSMPSGNGSEDIDVAARDIKKGEELTCDYRSFEAAFTEEMLA; this is encoded by the coding sequence ATGATGCTCGTCAGGACCAAACTCGGTCTAAGCTCTATCCATGGAATCGGCTTATTCGCCGATCAAGACATTCCGAAAGGAACTCCGGTATGGGAGTTCACACCGGGATTCGACCAGGAGATACCACGGGAACAATTTGAGAAGATTCCCGAGGCCGCCCGAAACGATTTTCTAAAGTACAGCTATACCAGCAAGAAGAACGGCGGGTATTACATCCTGTGTTGTGATGACGGCAGGTTTTTTAATCATAGTGAAGAACCGAACGTGACAAGCATGCCGTCGGGCAATGGTTCTGAAGATATTGACGTTGCTGCTAGAGATATCAAGAAGGGCGAAGAGCTGACCTGCGACTATCGCAGTTTTGAAGCCGCCTTTACTGAAGAGATGCTGGCGTAG
- a CDS encoding winged helix-turn-helix transcriptional regulator: MLKSHLGQILRPIQIQILIFLLHHGTSFGRVGQLAREFGLTAATISDAVSALVDKKLLARLISRGDRRAINLKLTPAGKRLALKLDDWADVIRDAAGELSTRDQTAVLNSLMKVIETLRNENVITVARICLTCRYLDKNAHSSSTAPHHCNFFKRPMAATDLRVDCAEHESEH, from the coding sequence ATGCTAAAGTCGCATTTGGGACAGATTTTGCGTCCGATCCAGATTCAGATCCTCATTTTTCTGCTTCATCACGGCACTTCGTTCGGGCGCGTCGGTCAATTGGCACGAGAATTCGGTTTAACCGCCGCGACTATCAGTGATGCTGTCTCCGCATTAGTGGATAAGAAATTGCTGGCTCGATTGATATCCAGAGGCGATCGACGTGCGATCAATCTCAAATTGACGCCAGCCGGCAAGCGGTTGGCGCTCAAGCTGGATGATTGGGCGGACGTAATCCGCGACGCTGCAGGCGAGTTGTCGACTCGCGATCAAACTGCTGTCTTGAACTCCCTGATGAAGGTCATTGAGACACTGCGAAACGAGAATGTGATAACCGTCGCACGCATTTGTCTCACCTGTCGCTATCTCGACAAAAATGCTCATTCAAGCTCGACTGCGCCTCATCACTGCAACTTCTTTAAGAGACCAATGGCCGCAACCGACCTGCGGGTCGATTGTGCCGAACACGAATCGGAACATTGA
- a CDS encoding DUF4384 domain-containing protein: MPKLPEGVVTNMKRIILLTTLIATMAILFASVATGQSTMRRNYNDLDVDVWTDKDDGSNYYEGDEITIYFRASRDCYVTIYDLDTRGNVNLLFPADPRDQNFIRGDEIYMIPDRGDDYALTLEGPPGNESIQIVATTDYHAVPDWRGPMSVYDDDWGFKYDGDNDQFIQRVNRRYFPDDQSAVDQVAFYVAPRYYYQPEKNDCYGDCGQVYIDYPDGCEVFVNGVFYGYAPLYVPSIYLGRHRVTVYWGASIVYNDWILIDAWHPYFVYTRPWYVYDYCYTNWYRGHVWDTWYDGPSRYKYKDRDFYSYKKPDSRRGYTVVSNTHGKYEKSKTYAEKSTRIDKYKSTYNYDKSTKTYTASKGRTSSSGKRNDFDDYNSPKKSTKGSSGSDGVYTKPRTGSNSGKTNTGTNSGKSGGTVKKPVSKGSDSGKGSSGDDVKKPASKGSDNSGKATPKVDTPSSGGKKSSPSVSSGGNKSSGSAPSKSSGSSGNSGSKGGGNSGGGSGGKKK; the protein is encoded by the coding sequence ATGCCGAAATTACCAGAAGGAGTGGTAACTAATATGAAGCGGATTATTCTACTCACGACGCTGATAGCGACCATGGCGATTCTGTTCGCCAGTGTCGCCACCGGCCAGTCGACCATGCGTCGCAATTATAACGACCTTGATGTCGACGTGTGGACCGATAAAGACGACGGTTCGAATTACTACGAAGGTGACGAGATCACCATTTACTTCCGGGCCTCACGCGACTGTTACGTGACGATCTACGATCTGGACACGCGCGGCAACGTAAACCTGTTGTTCCCAGCTGATCCACGCGATCAAAATTTCATTCGCGGGGACGAAATCTATATGATTCCGGATCGCGGAGATGATTATGCGTTGACGCTGGAAGGTCCCCCCGGAAATGAGTCGATTCAGATCGTTGCCACGACCGACTATCATGCCGTGCCGGATTGGCGCGGACCGATGTCGGTGTATGACGACGATTGGGGATTCAAGTACGATGGCGACAATGATCAGTTTATTCAGCGGGTCAATCGCCGCTACTTCCCGGATGATCAGAGCGCTGTCGACCAGGTGGCGTTCTATGTTGCGCCGCGCTACTACTATCAGCCCGAGAAGAACGATTGCTACGGTGATTGCGGACAAGTCTATATCGATTATCCGGACGGATGTGAAGTGTTCGTCAATGGCGTGTTCTACGGCTATGCGCCGTTGTATGTGCCTTCGATCTACCTGGGCCGCCATCGCGTGACTGTGTATTGGGGTGCGAGCATTGTCTACAACGATTGGATTCTCATTGATGCCTGGCATCCGTACTTTGTTTACACGCGTCCGTGGTATGTATACGACTACTGCTACACCAACTGGTATCGCGGACATGTTTGGGATACTTGGTACGACGGTCCGTCACGCTACAAGTACAAGGACAGAGACTTCTATTCTTACAAGAAGCCTGATTCTCGGAGAGGTTACACCGTAGTGTCGAATACACACGGCAAGTATGAGAAGTCGAAGACTTATGCCGAGAAGTCAACTCGAATCGACAAGTACAAGTCGACCTATAACTACGACAAGTCGACCAAGACTTACACGGCTTCGAAAGGTAGAACTTCAAGTTCGGGCAAGCGCAACGACTTCGACGACTACAACAGCCCTAAGAAGTCGACCAAAGGTTCAAGCGGCAGTGACGGCGTTTATACCAAGCCAAGGACCGGTAGCAACAGCGGCAAGACGAATACTGGCACCAACTCAGGTAAGTCTGGCGGCACTGTCAAGAAGCCAGTGAGTAAGGGTAGTGACAGCGGCAAGGGCAGTTCCGGCGACGATGTCAAGAAGCCTGCCAGCAAGGGCAGTGACAATTCAGGCAAAGCCACGCCGAAAGTAGACACTCCAAGTTCAGGTGGCAAAAAGTCGAGTCCGTCTGTTAGCAGCGGCGGAAATAAATCGAGCGGAAGCGCGCCGAGCAAATCCAGCGGAAGCTCCGGAAACTCCGGCAGCAAGGGTGGTGGTAACTCGGGTGGCGGTTCCGGCGGCAAGAAGAAGTAA
- a CDS encoding immune inhibitor A, translated as MIIHRTIAACLLAALIWASFTNQIQAAEKFQQARVTIETRADYLALKALSLDEVYTGEKFIDVIVNADELQALSVSGLKYDVSISDMTTFFQSRFEPGKSMGGYRTLSEIELAMDSIATANPLIVRPKWSIGNSLEGRPIYVMKISDNPLSDESEPELYYYAAHHAREVITPEALIYFMRYLTNNYGTNPQVTYLVNNREFFVSTCMNPDGYYYNEVDEPGGGGLWRKNRRNNGSSFGVDLNRNYGYQWGCDDEGSSPTGSSETYRGTGPFSEPETQVEKAFIESRNFVVTLSLHSFSDLFLYPWGYDRIYTPDNDLFAAMADTVAALAGYSVGPPWQLLYPVNGSSDDWGYGEQTTKNKNYAVTIEIGNDTDNFWPPTNRISPLVQNVLGPELFLARMAEAPKKLVPPKKPLIYAQADIAVSEFDLYWNHLDFDNPAQSYEVWQLSGYTRGSDNIETVSGNWLEDGFTVSTTRAVSGTKSYFSGTASNLNNTLTAVNALQVLAGDSLKFNAWYDLEDGWDYAYVEASTNGGGTWATLPGNITTNTNPNGNNIGNGITGASANWVQAKFSLASYVGQNILVRFRYVSDGFVNDPGLWIDDISPTETYSVQSMLTNTETDTTYHVSGLTDGAYYYRVRAKDAENQLSQFSNLELVNVSLTPSCTWLVGDANGSGTYSVSDAILVIAYVFLGGSAPAPDAIGSGDADCNGMVTISDALWIIANVFAGGPTPGAACDCVEYLK; from the coding sequence ATGATCATCCATCGGACTATTGCTGCTTGTCTACTTGCAGCGTTGATCTGGGCATCATTCACAAATCAAATTCAAGCCGCCGAGAAATTCCAGCAGGCGCGGGTCACCATTGAAACGCGCGCTGACTATCTTGCGTTGAAGGCGCTCAGCCTTGACGAGGTCTACACCGGCGAAAAATTCATTGACGTTATTGTCAATGCCGACGAACTACAGGCATTGTCAGTATCTGGACTCAAGTATGATGTCTCGATATCGGACATGACAACGTTCTTCCAAAGCCGATTCGAACCGGGTAAGAGCATGGGTGGTTACCGTACGCTGAGCGAAATCGAGTTGGCGATGGATTCGATTGCGACAGCCAATCCCCTCATCGTTCGCCCTAAGTGGTCGATCGGCAATTCCCTTGAAGGCAGGCCGATTTATGTGATGAAAATCTCCGACAACCCGCTGTCCGATGAGAGCGAACCGGAGCTTTACTATTACGCCGCGCATCATGCCCGCGAAGTCATCACTCCCGAGGCACTGATTTACTTCATGCGTTATCTCACGAACAACTATGGCACCAATCCGCAGGTTACTTATCTGGTGAACAACCGTGAGTTCTTTGTTAGTACCTGCATGAACCCCGACGGTTACTACTACAATGAAGTAGACGAACCGGGCGGTGGTGGTTTGTGGCGCAAGAATCGCCGCAACAATGGCAGCAGCTTTGGTGTCGACCTTAATCGTAATTATGGATACCAATGGGGATGTGATGATGAAGGCTCCTCTCCCACAGGATCATCGGAGACTTACCGTGGAACCGGGCCATTTTCTGAGCCAGAGACTCAAGTAGAAAAGGCTTTCATCGAGTCGAGAAATTTCGTCGTTACATTGTCTTTGCATTCTTTCTCGGATCTATTCCTTTATCCATGGGGATATGACCGCATCTACACGCCTGACAACGATCTTTTCGCCGCGATGGCAGATACGGTCGCCGCGTTAGCCGGCTATTCAGTCGGTCCGCCGTGGCAGCTGCTGTATCCGGTCAACGGCTCCAGCGACGACTGGGGATATGGCGAGCAGACGACGAAGAACAAGAACTACGCCGTGACTATCGAAATCGGCAACGATACCGACAATTTCTGGCCGCCGACTAATCGGATCTCCCCGCTGGTGCAGAATGTTCTCGGACCCGAGCTCTTCCTGGCCCGCATGGCGGAAGCGCCAAAGAAGTTGGTTCCGCCGAAGAAGCCGTTGATTTATGCTCAAGCTGACATCGCCGTGAGCGAGTTTGATCTCTACTGGAACCATCTCGACTTTGACAATCCGGCGCAGAGTTATGAAGTATGGCAATTGAGCGGATATACTCGCGGTAGCGACAATATCGAAACCGTTAGCGGCAACTGGCTGGAAGACGGATTTACTGTGTCGACCACGCGTGCGGTGTCCGGCACAAAATCATATTTCTCCGGCACTGCCAGCAATCTCAACAATACGTTGACAGCGGTAAATGCCCTGCAGGTGCTTGCTGGCGACTCTCTGAAGTTCAACGCCTGGTATGATCTTGAAGATGGCTGGGACTACGCCTACGTCGAGGCATCGACGAATGGCGGTGGAACTTGGGCAACGTTACCCGGCAACATTACGACCAATACGAATCCCAATGGCAACAACATCGGCAACGGCATTACCGGCGCCTCAGCCAACTGGGTGCAAGCGAAGTTCAGTCTTGCGTCTTATGTTGGTCAGAACATTCTCGTCCGCTTCAGATATGTCAGCGACGGCTTCGTGAATGATCCGGGCTTGTGGATTGATGACATTTCTCCAACTGAGACCTATTCTGTTCAGTCGATGTTGACTAACACGGAAACTGATACGACTTATCATGTCTCCGGTCTAACCGACGGTGCCTACTACTATCGAGTACGCGCAAAAGACGCCGAGAATCAGCTTTCACAATTCTCGAATCTCGAACTTGTGAACGTGAGCCTGACTCCATCTTGCACATGGCTGGTTGGCGATGCTAACGGCAGCGGTACCTATTCTGTTAGCGACGCTATTTTGGTGATTGCCTATGTGTTCCTTGGCGGTTCTGCACCCGCACCGGACGCAATTGGATCTGGCGATGCCGACTGCAATGGCATGGTCACGATTTCTGACGCACTTTGGATTATAGCGAATGTGTTTGCAGGCGGACCGACGCCTGGCGCAGCCTGTGACTGCGTCGAATACTTGAAGTAG